Proteins encoded by one window of Camelus dromedarius isolate mCamDro1 chromosome 27, mCamDro1.pat, whole genome shotgun sequence:
- the CIMAP1D gene encoding protein CIMAP1D has protein sequence MGTLSCDPTPRLTAAPPGRRAPECQVPETTGLRRSCRLAAWENGSGPGLYVLPSTIGFVNHDCTRVSGPAYSLSRRPSEVSPQETSPGPVYFLDPKVTRFGRSCTPAYSMQGRGKSRGLEVTPGPGAYSPEKVAPVRQRTPPAFTLGSRLRPQPMDNSAPAPNTYTLPSLWGSQISIKPSSPSYTVVGRMPAARPPQDPAEMPGPGQYDSPDPNMYRQRRPAFTMLGRPRAPRPPEETPGPGTHSPEQVTVTKARAPAFTMGIRHSKRATTMAADTTA, from the exons ATGGGGACCCTCAGCTGCGACCCCACACCCCGGCTGACAGCCGCACCCCCAGGCCGGCGGGCCCCTGAGTGCCAGGTTCCAGAGACCACCGGCCTGCGGAGGTCATGCAGGCTGGCCGCCTGGGAGAACG GCTCTGGGCCGGGCTTGTATGTCCTACCGTCCACTATCGGCTTCGTCAACCACGACTGCACCAGGGTGTCAGGTCCTGCCTACTCACTCTCCCGGAGGCCCAGCGAGG TATCTCCGCAGGAGACCAGCCCGGGGCCAGTCTACTTCCTGGACCCGAAAGTCACCCGCTTTGGCCGAAGCTGCACCCCTGCCTACTCCATGCAGGGCCGGGGCAAGTCTCGGG GTCTGGAGGTGACGCCGGGCCCTGGGGCCTACAGCCCAGAGAAGGTGGCTCCTGTGCGCCAGCGGACCCCCCCAGCTTTCACCCTGGGCTCCCGCCTCCGCCCACAGCCCATGGACAACTCAGCCCCTGCCCCTAACACCTACACCCTGCCTTCCCTCTGGGGCTCCCAGATCTCCATCAAGCCCAGCAGCCCCAGTTACACGGTGGTGGGCCGCATGCCCGCTGCCCGCCCCCCGCAGGACCCTGCTGAGATGCCAGGCCCTGGCCAGTACGACAGCCCAGACCCCAACATGTACCGCCAGCGCCGGCCCGCTTTCACCATGCTGGGGCGGCCCCGAGCCCCGCGCCCCCCGGAGGAGACGCCCGGCCCGGGCACCCACAGCCCCGAGCAGGTCACTGTGACCAAGGCCAGGGCCCCGGCCTTCACCATGGGCATCCGCCACTCCAAACGGGCCACCACCATGGCCGCCGACACCACAGCCTGA
- the MADCAM1 gene encoding mucosal addressin cell adhesion molecule 1 isoform X1, with protein MRGRTKLDLRVLLARKVVTEGGGAVIWTSWDSQSQPWMLDRGPIPYPAPPNPAWSSGSPAPDTSAQSCNPSFPPAQQNYPQLHLDWALNFRHPTRPHHPDLAARLPSSPSPLVPFMSQVQTLLSGPSGSPTSTRTVSLPPSSQHCWHWVPMFLRRLWGFEQHPGPIPSMPGAPSVITTDAPGHCPGSLPGRNHCPNPLAEQGFPGLSLGSGGGVGAMVEHFCSVLTGTSQCKARASPQLQYSSSRTVRSVPSSHAENAKRNGWCGPLEVEPPEPVVAMAVGESRELTCRLACADGRAASVQWRSLDTSLGAVQSGAGISVLSVRNASLSAAGTRVCVGSCGNLTFQQAVQLLVFAFPNQLTVTPEALVAGQGREVACTAHNIMPAGPPTSPDTFSMSLLLGDGELEGAEALDWDVEEEPQEGEDPLFQVTTRWLLPPWGAPALHTLHCQATLRLPGLELSHRQPIPETDPVAVGFIQIGTCRSHSQLCLQWLKQWPAHILQGLTSPEPPATPPQEHSGTTLPDLHIRIPPEPPTSPREHPITTPLELQITTSPEVSPEQASTHSPGSPGLAPRNSSTRPCHPEIHESSALGVLELLCEAACGPGVAVRWTQAPGGLASYETRESGAQAWLSSRSALWTKCHAEGWFQCRLDPGGQVANLHLVPETCSSPTSAALWTGSLVLGLLLLAFLIYHLQKRCRHTS; from the exons ATGCGGGGCCGAACCAAGCTGGACCTCCGCGTCCTGCTGGCGAGGAAAGTCGTCACCGAGGGCGGCGGTGCG GTTATCTGGACCAGTTGGGACTCCCAGTCTCAGCCTTGGATGCTGGACCGTGGCCCCATTCCCTACCCAGCACCCCCAAACCCAGCCTGGTCCTCCGGGAGCCCTGCTCCAGATACCTCGGCACAGTCCTGCAACCCCAGTTTCCCACCTGCCCAGCAGAACTACCCCCAACTCCACCTTGACTGGGCTCTGAACTTTCGCCACCCCACCCGCCCCCATCACCCAGACCTAGCTGCCAGGCTTCCATCCTCCCCAAGCCCCCTGGTCCCATTCATGTCACAGGTGCAGACCCTACTGTCAGGCCCATCCGGTTCTCCTACATCCACCCGCACAGTTTCCCTACCTCCCAGTTCTCAGCACTGCTGGCACTGGGTCCCTATGTTTCTCCGGCGGCTGTGGGGCTTTGAGCAGCACCCCGGCCCCATCCCCTCGATGCCAGGAGCCCCGAGTGTGATAACCACAGATGCCCCCGGACATTGCCCAGGGTCCCTGCCAGGTAGGAACCACTGTCCTAACCCCTTAGCAGAGCAGGGGTTCCCAGGTCTCAGCCTGGGGTCCGGCGGAGGAGTGGGTGCCATGGTGGAACATTTCTGTTCTGTACTCACCGGCACAAGCCAGTGCAAGGCCAGAGCCTCCCCACAGCTGCAATACAGTTCCAGCCGCACAGTCCGCTCCGTTCCCAGCAGCCATGCAGAAAATGCGAAAAGAAATGGGTGGT GTGGGCCGCTGGAGGTGGAGCCCCCTGAGCCCGTGGTGGCAATGGCCGTGGGCGAGTCCCGAGAGCTCACCTGCCGCCTGGCCTGCGCAGACGgcagggctgcctccgtgcagtgGCGGAGCCTGGACACCAGCCTGGGCGCCGTACAGTCGGGCGCGGGCATCAGCGTCCTCTCCGTGCGCAACGCCTCGCTGTCAGCTGCGGGGACCCGCGTGTGCGTGGGCTCCTGCGGGAACCTCACCTTCCAGCAGGCCGTGCAGCTCCTGGTGTTCG CCTTCCCGAACCAGCTGACTGTGACCCCAGAGGCCCTGGTGGCCGGGCAGGGCCGGGAGGTGGCCTGCACAGCCCACAACATCATGCCTGCTGGCCCGCCTACCAGCCCTGACACCTTCTCCATGTCCCTGCTCCTGGGGGATGGGGAACTGGAGGGGGCAGAGGCCCTGGACTGGGATGTGGAGGAGGAGCCCCAGGAGGGCGAGGACCCGCTGTTCCAAGTGACGACCCGCTGGCTGCTGCCCCCCTGGGGGGCCCCCGCCCTGCACACCCTCCACTGCCAGGCCACCCTGAGGCTGCCAGGCTTGGAGCTGAGCCACCGCCAGCCCATTCCAG AGACAGACCCTGTTGCCGTGGGTTTTATCCAGATAGGAACGTGTCGCTCCCATTCACAGCTGTGTCTCCAGTGGCTAAAACAGTggccagcacata TCCTGCAGGGCCTGACCTCCCCGGAGCCCCCTGCCACGCCCCCCCAAGAGCACTCTGGCACGACCCTCCCGGATCTCCATATCAGGATCCCCCCAGAGCCCCCCACTTCCCCCCGAGAGCACCCCATCACAACCCCTCTGGAGCTCCAAATCACAACCTCCCCTGAGGTCAGCCCCGAGCAGGCCTCCACCCACAGCCCAGGGAGTCCTGGCCTGGCACCTAGAAACAGCTCCACGAGGCCCTGCCACCCGGAGATCCACGAGTCGTCAGCACTGGGGGTTTTGGAGCTATTGTGTGAGGCGGCCTGCGGGCCAGGGGTGGCTGTGCGCTGGACCCAGGCCCCTGGCGGACTGGCAAGTTACGAGACGCGGGAGTCCGGGGCCCAGGCTTGGCTGAGCAGCAGGAGCGCCCTGTGGACCAAGTGCCACGCTGAGGGCTGGTTCCAGTGTCGCCTGGACCCGGGGGGCCAGGTGGCCAACCTGCACCTGGTCCCGGAAACCT gttcctCGCCAACCTCTGCAGCCCTGTGGACCGGCAGCTTGGTTCTGGGGCTGCTTCTCCTGGCGTTCCTCATCTACCACCTGCAGAAACGCTGCCGGCACACCAGCTGA
- the MADCAM1 gene encoding mucosal addressin cell adhesion molecule 1 isoform X2: MRGRTKLDLRVLLARKVVTEGGGAVIWTSWDSQSQPWMLDRGPIPYPAPPNPAWSSGSPAPDTSAQSCNPSFPPAQQNYPQLHLDWALNFRHPTRPHHPDLAARLPSSPSPLVPFMSQVQTLLSGPSGSPTSTRTVSLPPSSQHCWHWVPMFLRRLWGFEQHPGPIPSMPGAPSVITTDAPGHCPGSLPGRNHCPNPLAEQGFPGLSLGSGGGVGAMVEHFCSVLTGTSQCKARASPQLQYSSSRTVRSVPSSHAENAKRNGWCGPLEVEPPEPVVAMAVGESRELTCRLACADGRAASVQWRSLDTSLGAVQSGAGISVLSVRNASLSAAGTRVCVGSCGNLTFQQAVQLLVFAFPNQLTVTPEALVAGQGREVACTAHNIMPAGPPTSPDTFSMSLLLGDGELEGAEALDWDVEEEPQEGEDPLFQVTTRWLLPPWGAPALHTLHCQATLRLPGLELSHRQPIPVLQGLTSPEPPATPPQEHSGTTLPDLHIRIPPEPPTSPREHPITTPLELQITTSPEVSPEQASTHSPGSPGLAPRNSSTRPCHPEIHESSALGVLELLCEAACGPGVAVRWTQAPGGLASYETRESGAQAWLSSRSALWTKCHAEGWFQCRLDPGGQVANLHLVPETCSSPTSAALWTGSLVLGLLLLAFLIYHLQKRCRHTS, encoded by the exons ATGCGGGGCCGAACCAAGCTGGACCTCCGCGTCCTGCTGGCGAGGAAAGTCGTCACCGAGGGCGGCGGTGCG GTTATCTGGACCAGTTGGGACTCCCAGTCTCAGCCTTGGATGCTGGACCGTGGCCCCATTCCCTACCCAGCACCCCCAAACCCAGCCTGGTCCTCCGGGAGCCCTGCTCCAGATACCTCGGCACAGTCCTGCAACCCCAGTTTCCCACCTGCCCAGCAGAACTACCCCCAACTCCACCTTGACTGGGCTCTGAACTTTCGCCACCCCACCCGCCCCCATCACCCAGACCTAGCTGCCAGGCTTCCATCCTCCCCAAGCCCCCTGGTCCCATTCATGTCACAGGTGCAGACCCTACTGTCAGGCCCATCCGGTTCTCCTACATCCACCCGCACAGTTTCCCTACCTCCCAGTTCTCAGCACTGCTGGCACTGGGTCCCTATGTTTCTCCGGCGGCTGTGGGGCTTTGAGCAGCACCCCGGCCCCATCCCCTCGATGCCAGGAGCCCCGAGTGTGATAACCACAGATGCCCCCGGACATTGCCCAGGGTCCCTGCCAGGTAGGAACCACTGTCCTAACCCCTTAGCAGAGCAGGGGTTCCCAGGTCTCAGCCTGGGGTCCGGCGGAGGAGTGGGTGCCATGGTGGAACATTTCTGTTCTGTACTCACCGGCACAAGCCAGTGCAAGGCCAGAGCCTCCCCACAGCTGCAATACAGTTCCAGCCGCACAGTCCGCTCCGTTCCCAGCAGCCATGCAGAAAATGCGAAAAGAAATGGGTGGT GTGGGCCGCTGGAGGTGGAGCCCCCTGAGCCCGTGGTGGCAATGGCCGTGGGCGAGTCCCGAGAGCTCACCTGCCGCCTGGCCTGCGCAGACGgcagggctgcctccgtgcagtgGCGGAGCCTGGACACCAGCCTGGGCGCCGTACAGTCGGGCGCGGGCATCAGCGTCCTCTCCGTGCGCAACGCCTCGCTGTCAGCTGCGGGGACCCGCGTGTGCGTGGGCTCCTGCGGGAACCTCACCTTCCAGCAGGCCGTGCAGCTCCTGGTGTTCG CCTTCCCGAACCAGCTGACTGTGACCCCAGAGGCCCTGGTGGCCGGGCAGGGCCGGGAGGTGGCCTGCACAGCCCACAACATCATGCCTGCTGGCCCGCCTACCAGCCCTGACACCTTCTCCATGTCCCTGCTCCTGGGGGATGGGGAACTGGAGGGGGCAGAGGCCCTGGACTGGGATGTGGAGGAGGAGCCCCAGGAGGGCGAGGACCCGCTGTTCCAAGTGACGACCCGCTGGCTGCTGCCCCCCTGGGGGGCCCCCGCCCTGCACACCCTCCACTGCCAGGCCACCCTGAGGCTGCCAGGCTTGGAGCTGAGCCACCGCCAGCCCATTCCAG TCCTGCAGGGCCTGACCTCCCCGGAGCCCCCTGCCACGCCCCCCCAAGAGCACTCTGGCACGACCCTCCCGGATCTCCATATCAGGATCCCCCCAGAGCCCCCCACTTCCCCCCGAGAGCACCCCATCACAACCCCTCTGGAGCTCCAAATCACAACCTCCCCTGAGGTCAGCCCCGAGCAGGCCTCCACCCACAGCCCAGGGAGTCCTGGCCTGGCACCTAGAAACAGCTCCACGAGGCCCTGCCACCCGGAGATCCACGAGTCGTCAGCACTGGGGGTTTTGGAGCTATTGTGTGAGGCGGCCTGCGGGCCAGGGGTGGCTGTGCGCTGGACCCAGGCCCCTGGCGGACTGGCAAGTTACGAGACGCGGGAGTCCGGGGCCCAGGCTTGGCTGAGCAGCAGGAGCGCCCTGTGGACCAAGTGCCACGCTGAGGGCTGGTTCCAGTGTCGCCTGGACCCGGGGGGCCAGGTGGCCAACCTGCACCTGGTCCCGGAAACCT gttcctCGCCAACCTCTGCAGCCCTGTGGACCGGCAGCTTGGTTCTGGGGCTGCTTCTCCTGGCGTTCCTCATCTACCACCTGCAGAAACGCTGCCGGCACACCAGCTGA
- the MADCAM1 gene encoding mucosal addressin cell adhesion molecule 1 isoform X3, translating to MEQGVFLPLLLLLGLLPQGRGGPLEVEPPEPVVAMAVGESRELTCRLACADGRAASVQWRSLDTSLGAVQSGAGISVLSVRNASLSAAGTRVCVGSCGNLTFQQAVQLLVFAFPNQLTVTPEALVAGQGREVACTAHNIMPAGPPTSPDTFSMSLLLGDGELEGAEALDWDVEEEPQEGEDPLFQVTTRWLLPPWGAPALHTLHCQATLRLPGLELSHRQPIPETDPVAVGFIQIGTCRSHSQLCLQWLKQWPAHILQGLTSPEPPATPPQEHSGTTLPDLHIRIPPEPPTSPREHPITTPLELQITTSPEVSPEQASTHSPGSPGLAPRNSSTRPCHPEIHESSALGVLELLCEAACGPGVAVRWTQAPGGLASYETRESGAQAWLSSRSALWTKCHAEGWFQCRLDPGGQVANLHLVPETCSSPTSAALWTGSLVLGLLLLAFLIYHLQKRCRHTS from the exons ATGGAGCAGGGCGTCTTCCTGCCGCTTCTCCTCCTTCTGGGGCTGCTCCCGCAGGGCCGCG GTGGGCCGCTGGAGGTGGAGCCCCCTGAGCCCGTGGTGGCAATGGCCGTGGGCGAGTCCCGAGAGCTCACCTGCCGCCTGGCCTGCGCAGACGgcagggctgcctccgtgcagtgGCGGAGCCTGGACACCAGCCTGGGCGCCGTACAGTCGGGCGCGGGCATCAGCGTCCTCTCCGTGCGCAACGCCTCGCTGTCAGCTGCGGGGACCCGCGTGTGCGTGGGCTCCTGCGGGAACCTCACCTTCCAGCAGGCCGTGCAGCTCCTGGTGTTCG CCTTCCCGAACCAGCTGACTGTGACCCCAGAGGCCCTGGTGGCCGGGCAGGGCCGGGAGGTGGCCTGCACAGCCCACAACATCATGCCTGCTGGCCCGCCTACCAGCCCTGACACCTTCTCCATGTCCCTGCTCCTGGGGGATGGGGAACTGGAGGGGGCAGAGGCCCTGGACTGGGATGTGGAGGAGGAGCCCCAGGAGGGCGAGGACCCGCTGTTCCAAGTGACGACCCGCTGGCTGCTGCCCCCCTGGGGGGCCCCCGCCCTGCACACCCTCCACTGCCAGGCCACCCTGAGGCTGCCAGGCTTGGAGCTGAGCCACCGCCAGCCCATTCCAG AGACAGACCCTGTTGCCGTGGGTTTTATCCAGATAGGAACGTGTCGCTCCCATTCACAGCTGTGTCTCCAGTGGCTAAAACAGTggccagcacata TCCTGCAGGGCCTGACCTCCCCGGAGCCCCCTGCCACGCCCCCCCAAGAGCACTCTGGCACGACCCTCCCGGATCTCCATATCAGGATCCCCCCAGAGCCCCCCACTTCCCCCCGAGAGCACCCCATCACAACCCCTCTGGAGCTCCAAATCACAACCTCCCCTGAGGTCAGCCCCGAGCAGGCCTCCACCCACAGCCCAGGGAGTCCTGGCCTGGCACCTAGAAACAGCTCCACGAGGCCCTGCCACCCGGAGATCCACGAGTCGTCAGCACTGGGGGTTTTGGAGCTATTGTGTGAGGCGGCCTGCGGGCCAGGGGTGGCTGTGCGCTGGACCCAGGCCCCTGGCGGACTGGCAAGTTACGAGACGCGGGAGTCCGGGGCCCAGGCTTGGCTGAGCAGCAGGAGCGCCCTGTGGACCAAGTGCCACGCTGAGGGCTGGTTCCAGTGTCGCCTGGACCCGGGGGGCCAGGTGGCCAACCTGCACCTGGTCCCGGAAACCT gttcctCGCCAACCTCTGCAGCCCTGTGGACCGGCAGCTTGGTTCTGGGGCTGCTTCTCCTGGCGTTCCTCATCTACCACCTGCAGAAACGCTGCCGGCACACCAGCTGA
- the MADCAM1 gene encoding mucosal addressin cell adhesion molecule 1 isoform X4: MEQGVFLPLLLLLGLLPQGRGGPLEVEPPEPVVAMAVGESRELTCRLACADGRAASVQWRSLDTSLGAVQSGAGISVLSVRNASLSAAGTRVCVGSCGNLTFQQAVQLLVFAFPNQLTVTPEALVAGQGREVACTAHNIMPAGPPTSPDTFSMSLLLGDGELEGAEALDWDVEEEPQEGEDPLFQVTTRWLLPPWGAPALHTLHCQATLRLPGLELSHRQPIPVLQGLTSPEPPATPPQEHSGTTLPDLHIRIPPEPPTSPREHPITTPLELQITTSPEVSPEQASTHSPGSPGLAPRNSSTRPCHPEIHESSALGVLELLCEAACGPGVAVRWTQAPGGLASYETRESGAQAWLSSRSALWTKCHAEGWFQCRLDPGGQVANLHLVPETCSSPTSAALWTGSLVLGLLLLAFLIYHLQKRCRHTS; this comes from the exons ATGGAGCAGGGCGTCTTCCTGCCGCTTCTCCTCCTTCTGGGGCTGCTCCCGCAGGGCCGCG GTGGGCCGCTGGAGGTGGAGCCCCCTGAGCCCGTGGTGGCAATGGCCGTGGGCGAGTCCCGAGAGCTCACCTGCCGCCTGGCCTGCGCAGACGgcagggctgcctccgtgcagtgGCGGAGCCTGGACACCAGCCTGGGCGCCGTACAGTCGGGCGCGGGCATCAGCGTCCTCTCCGTGCGCAACGCCTCGCTGTCAGCTGCGGGGACCCGCGTGTGCGTGGGCTCCTGCGGGAACCTCACCTTCCAGCAGGCCGTGCAGCTCCTGGTGTTCG CCTTCCCGAACCAGCTGACTGTGACCCCAGAGGCCCTGGTGGCCGGGCAGGGCCGGGAGGTGGCCTGCACAGCCCACAACATCATGCCTGCTGGCCCGCCTACCAGCCCTGACACCTTCTCCATGTCCCTGCTCCTGGGGGATGGGGAACTGGAGGGGGCAGAGGCCCTGGACTGGGATGTGGAGGAGGAGCCCCAGGAGGGCGAGGACCCGCTGTTCCAAGTGACGACCCGCTGGCTGCTGCCCCCCTGGGGGGCCCCCGCCCTGCACACCCTCCACTGCCAGGCCACCCTGAGGCTGCCAGGCTTGGAGCTGAGCCACCGCCAGCCCATTCCAG TCCTGCAGGGCCTGACCTCCCCGGAGCCCCCTGCCACGCCCCCCCAAGAGCACTCTGGCACGACCCTCCCGGATCTCCATATCAGGATCCCCCCAGAGCCCCCCACTTCCCCCCGAGAGCACCCCATCACAACCCCTCTGGAGCTCCAAATCACAACCTCCCCTGAGGTCAGCCCCGAGCAGGCCTCCACCCACAGCCCAGGGAGTCCTGGCCTGGCACCTAGAAACAGCTCCACGAGGCCCTGCCACCCGGAGATCCACGAGTCGTCAGCACTGGGGGTTTTGGAGCTATTGTGTGAGGCGGCCTGCGGGCCAGGGGTGGCTGTGCGCTGGACCCAGGCCCCTGGCGGACTGGCAAGTTACGAGACGCGGGAGTCCGGGGCCCAGGCTTGGCTGAGCAGCAGGAGCGCCCTGTGGACCAAGTGCCACGCTGAGGGCTGGTTCCAGTGTCGCCTGGACCCGGGGGGCCAGGTGGCCAACCTGCACCTGGTCCCGGAAACCT gttcctCGCCAACCTCTGCAGCCCTGTGGACCGGCAGCTTGGTTCTGGGGCTGCTTCTCCTGGCGTTCCTCATCTACCACCTGCAGAAACGCTGCCGGCACACCAGCTGA
- the TPGS1 gene encoding tubulin polyglutamylase complex subunit 1 isoform X1 — protein MATVEKRRLAVSQAAGFTDSGRPGASRTAAMTESEEDFLRQVGVTEMLRTALLKVLEARPEEPIAFLAHYFENMGLRSPTNGGAGEPPGQLLLQQQRLGRALWHLRLAHHSQRTAFNNNVGVAYECLSASGRKKKPGLDGRTYSELLKRICRDGEAPEEVVAPLLRKIQCRDHEAVPLAVFRAGMLTCFVLLEFVARAGALYRLLEDPGLATADRRVGQAVLDTLEGALQASDDTAPARYLEAGSRLGPDSLALAMDRALVARRPSAPMTREEFLEKATALFIAKVKPVG, from the exons ATGGCGACGGTGGAGAAGCGGCGGCTGGCTGTATCCCAGGCGGCCGGTTTCACAGACAGCGGCCGGCCGGGGGCGTCTCGAACGGCGGCGATGACCGAGAGTGAGGAGGACTTCCTGCGGCAGGTCGGGGTGACGGAGATGCTGCGCACGGCCCTGCTGAAAGTGCTGGAGGCGCGACCCGAGGAGCCTATCGCCTTCCTGGCGCACTACTTCGAGAACATGGGCCTGCGCTCGCCTACAAACGGCGGCGCCGGGGAGCCACCGGGCCAGCTCCTGCTGCAGCAGCAGCGACTGGGCCGCGCGCTGTGGCACCTTCGCCTGGCTCACCACTCCCAGAG GACAGCCTTCAACAACAACGTCGGCGTGGCCTACGAGTGCCTGAGCGCCAGCGGGCGCAAGAAGAAGCCGGGGCTGGACGGGCGCACGTACAGCGAGCTGCTGAAGCGCATCTGCCGGGACGGGGAGGCCCCTGAGGAGGTCGTGGCGCCCCTGCTGCGCAAGATCCAGTGCCGAGACCACGAGGCTGTGCCGCTGGCCGTCTTCCGCGCGGGGATGCTCACCTGCTTTGTGCTGCTGGAGTTCGTGGCGCGCGCCGGCGCCCTCTACCGGCTGCTGGAGGACCCGGGCCTGGCCACGGCCGACCGCCGCGTGGGCCAGGCGGTGCTGGACACCCTCGAGGGGGCCCTGCAGGCCAGCGACGACACCGCGCCCGCGCGCTACCTGGAGGCCGGCTCACGCCTGGGGCCCGACAGCCTGGCACTGGCCATGGACCGCGCCCTGGTGGCCCGGCGGCCCAGCGCCCCCATGACCCGGGAGGAGTTCCTGGAGAAGGCCACCGCCCTCTTCATTGCCAAGGTCAAGCCGGTGGGCTGA
- the TPGS1 gene encoding tubulin polyglutamylase complex subunit 1 isoform X2 gives MDLHSGDAVHSTSGVLEPGAGDSWERRGTEGEWQVLVADVPWHLGSPGLPRDRASGELRRWGRSQEPLILGRWARSGSQARTAFNNNVGVAYECLSASGRKKKPGLDGRTYSELLKRICRDGEAPEEVVAPLLRKIQCRDHEAVPLAVFRAGMLTCFVLLEFVARAGALYRLLEDPGLATADRRVGQAVLDTLEGALQASDDTAPARYLEAGSRLGPDSLALAMDRALVARRPSAPMTREEFLEKATALFIAKVKPVG, from the exons ATGGACCTACATTCAGGGGATGCTGTGCACAGCACTTCAGGGGTGCTGGAGCCAGGGGCTGGTGACAGTTGGGAGAGGAGGGGCACAGAGGGTGAGTGGCAGGTGCTggtggctgatgtgccctggcaCCTGGGCTCACCTGGTCTCCCAAGAGACAGAGCCAGTGGTGAACTCAGAAGGTGGGGTCGCAGCCAGGAGCCCCTTATCCTTGGCCGATGGGCGAGAAGCGGAAGCCAGGCCAG GACAGCCTTCAACAACAACGTCGGCGTGGCCTACGAGTGCCTGAGCGCCAGCGGGCGCAAGAAGAAGCCGGGGCTGGACGGGCGCACGTACAGCGAGCTGCTGAAGCGCATCTGCCGGGACGGGGAGGCCCCTGAGGAGGTCGTGGCGCCCCTGCTGCGCAAGATCCAGTGCCGAGACCACGAGGCTGTGCCGCTGGCCGTCTTCCGCGCGGGGATGCTCACCTGCTTTGTGCTGCTGGAGTTCGTGGCGCGCGCCGGCGCCCTCTACCGGCTGCTGGAGGACCCGGGCCTGGCCACGGCCGACCGCCGCGTGGGCCAGGCGGTGCTGGACACCCTCGAGGGGGCCCTGCAGGCCAGCGACGACACCGCGCCCGCGCGCTACCTGGAGGCCGGCTCACGCCTGGGGCCCGACAGCCTGGCACTGGCCATGGACCGCGCCCTGGTGGCCCGGCGGCCCAGCGCCCCCATGACCCGGGAGGAGTTCCTGGAGAAGGCCACCGCCCTCTTCATTGCCAAGGTCAAGCCGGTGGGCTGA
- the CDC34 gene encoding ubiquitin-conjugating enzyme E2 R1, whose protein sequence is MARPLVPSSQKALLLELKGLQEEPVEGFRVTLVDEGDLYNWEVAIFGPPNTYYEGGYFKARLKFPIDYPYSPPAFRFLTKMWHPNIYETGDVCISILHPPVDDPQSGELPSERWNPTQNVRTILLSVISLLNEPNTFSPANVDASVMYRKWKESKGKDREYTDIIRKQVLGTRVDAERDGVKVPTTLAEYCVQTKAPALDEGPELLYDDYYEDGEAEAGSCFGDDGDAGDASGPEES, encoded by the exons ATGGCCCGGCCGCTGGTGCCCAGCTCGCAGAAGGCGCTGCTGCTGGAGCTCaaggggctgcaggaggagcCGGTGGAGGGCTTCCGGGTGACCCTTGTGGACGAGGGCGACCTGTACAACTGGGAGGTGGCCATCTTCGGGCCCCCCAACACCTACTACGAGGGCGGCTACTTCAAG GCGCGCCTCAAGTTCCCCATCGACTACCCCTACTCCCCGCCGGCCTTTCGGTTCCTGACCAAGATGTGGCACCCCAACATCTATGAG ACTGGGGACGTGTGTATCTCCATCCTCCACCCGCCAGTTGATGACCCCCAAAGCGGGGAGCTGCCCTCGGAGCGGTGGAACCCCACACAGAACGTCAG GACCATCCTCCTGAGCGTCATCTCCCTCCTCAACGAACCCAACACCTTCTCTCCGGCCAACGTGGATGCCTCTGTGATGTACAGGAAGTGGAAGGAAAGCAAAGGCAAGGACCGGGAGTACACGGACATCATCCG GAAGCAGGTCCTGGGGACCAGGGTGGACGCGGAGCGGGACGGTGTGAAGGTGCCCACCACGCTGGCCGAGTACTGCGTGCAGACCAAGGCCCCAGCGCTGGACGAGGGCCCGGAGCTGCTCTACGATGACTACTACGAGGACGGCGAGGCCGAGGCCGGCAGCTGCTTTGGGGATGACGGGGACGCCGGGGATGCCTCGGGCCCTGAGGAGTCCTGA
- the GZMM gene encoding granzyme M: MEAPLSQLLLLVLGALWAGGNTFETHIIGGREAAPNSHPYMVSLQKAGTHRCGGVLVHQKWVLTAAHCLTNRIEQLRLVLGLHVLGDPSLTYRIRKVVKHPEYKEAPSLQNDLALLKLDGKVKPSRTIRPLALPQRRQAVAAGARCSVAGWGLTHQGGQLAKALQELDVHVLDARMCNNSRFWNGDITPDMICLAANAKNQAPCKGDSGGPVVCRRGQVAGIVSFSSNVCTDIFKPSVATAVAPYTPWIKKTIRR, translated from the exons ATGGAGGCCCCCCTgtcccagctgctgctgctggtcctgggAGCTCTGTGGGCAG GAGGCAACACATTCGAGACCCACATCATTGGGGGTCGAGAGGctgcccccaactcccacccatACATGGTCTCCCTGCAGAAAGCCGGCACCCACAGGTGTGGGGGGGTCCTTGTGCACCAGAAGTGGGTGTTGACCGCTGCCCACTGCCTGACCAACCG GATAGAACAGCTGAGGCTGGTGCTGGGGCTCCACGTGCTGGGAGACCCCAGCCTTACCTACCGCATCAGGAAGGTTGTCAAGCACCCTGAGTACAAGGAGGCCCCCAGTCTGCAGAATGACCTCGCGCTGCTTAAG CTGGATGGGAAGGTGAAGCCCAGCAGGACCATCCGGCCCCTGGCCTTGCCCCAAAGGCGCCAGGCAGTGGCAGCTGGAGCACGGTGCAGTGTGGCTGGCTGGGGCCTGACCCACCAGGGTGGGCAGCTGGCCAAAGCGCTGCAGGAATTGGATGTGCACGTGCTGGATGCCAGGATGTGCAACAACAGTCGTTTCTGGAACGGGGACATCACCCCCGACATGATCTGCCTGGCGGCCAATGCTAAGAACCAGGCCCCCTGCAAG GGGGACTCAGGTGGGCCCGTGGTATGCCGCAGAGGCCAGGTGGCTGGAATCGTGTCGTTCAGCTCCAACGTCTGCACCGACATCTTCAAGCCCTCCGTGGCCACCGCCGTGGCCCCCTATACTCCCTGGATCAAGAAGACCATCCGCCGCTAG